A window from Setaria italica strain Yugu1 chromosome VIII, Setaria_italica_v2.0, whole genome shotgun sequence encodes these proteins:
- the LOC101769171 gene encoding myristoylated alanine-rich C-kinase substrate-like gives MFVDCFASLPLEASSRSWRPRRRCGCCPPRGVPGEVAGPTAEVAPAAATGGVVPPPSAGEGEDPAPPSASSADPAVQGVAPWGPRAGKVIDLDNDKAEGTAAVETGTDVPAAATGMAAAMEEGEPAPVATMGTAAAGEAGTPAPVAATEEAVATETGTSARGAMAEVAPTAEVEVPTPEALTGAETPASAVAMEGGGVDGRARGSLDGGRGACAGTVGEPGGFQDGGAHFDGGVGVGSRLWLGHSYSQGMERIRPALVIS, from the coding sequence ATGTTTGTTGATTGTTTCGCATCGCTGCCCCTCGAGGCCTCGTCccgcagctggcgcccaagaaggcgctgcgggtgtTGTCCGCCCCGCGGTGTTCCTGGTGAGGTCGCGGGTCCCACCGCGGAAGTGGCCCCTGCGGCGGCGACCGGTGGAGTGGTGCCACCGCCGAGCGCGGGAGAGGGCGAGGACCCCGCTCCGCCTTCCGCTTCTTCGGCCGACCCTGCAGTGCAAGGTGTCGCTCCTTGGGGCCCTCGGGCTGGgaaggtgatcgacctcgacaaCGATAAGGCGGAGGgaacggcggcggtggagacaGGGACAGATGTCCCAGCGGCCGCgacggggatggcggcggcgatggaggaaggagagccTGCCCCCGTGGCCACGATGGGGACGGCTGCAGCGGGGGAGGCTGGGACGCCCGCCCCGGTGGctgcgacggaggaggcggtggcgacggagACGGGGACGTCCGCCCGGGGAGCCATGGCGGAGGTGGCACCtacggcggaggtggaggtgcctACTCCGGAGGCCCTGACAGGGGCAGAGACGCCTGCCTCGGCGGTCGCGATGGAGGGCGGTGGCGTCGACGGGCGGGCCCGCGGCAGCCTCGACGGGGGCAGGGGCGCGTGCGCCGGGACCGTCGGTGAGCCCGGCGGCTTCCAGGATGGTGGTGCCCATTttgacggcggcgtcggggtcggCTCCCGCCTCTGGCTCGGCCACTCCTATTCCCAAGGCATGGAGAGGATCCGTCCTGCGTTGGTCATCTCATGA